In Juglans microcarpa x Juglans regia isolate MS1-56 chromosome 4S, Jm3101_v1.0, whole genome shotgun sequence, a single window of DNA contains:
- the LOC121262395 gene encoding cilia- and flagella-associated protein 251, with protein sequence MFMSFCRKSVHYSFLSLTTSIDTTTSTTNTDDNLPFGCQPYHHGQYHISSSLTGGGLGLISAIDGDIQRLPNVMESPSVKSTPPSSPDYIFTTPPRKDPGGMGFIDDMGGGVDGLMSCTESLGFESSDERRFDDKIEEAMVDQNDGNPDRFQRSTTKKMKWKREVGEVKKFPPPLSSLRPNGQRNFFLRAVRKDGRLELTEVKIERTEILRASREDGRLRLHLIRDDDIQDSVEEEEEEEEEDVVDEEIEREQDKEEKEKEKAVLVEKEEVQAEEKEIVDVEEVVLQQKVIGDFEEDREKESAVEEWEFPLSGEGFRWCHELMSHHDHHHHPHHHSNHHHNLHVWRQHCVTTG encoded by the coding sequence ATGTTTATGAGCTTTTGCAGAAAGAGCGTTCACTACTCTTTTCTTAGCCTCACCACCTCCATAGACACCACTACTTCTACCACCAACACCGACGACAATCTCCCTTTCGGATGTCAACCCTACCACCACGGCCAGTACCATATTTCTTCTTCCCTTACGGGGGGAGGGTTAGGTTTAATCAGTGCAATCGACGGTGATATCCAACGTTTGCCCAACGTTATGGAATCTCCGTCTGTTAAATCTACCCCGCCTTCTTCTCCTGATTATATTTTTACTACGCCTCCCAGAAAAGACCCTGGCGGGATGGGTTTTATCGATGATATGGGAGGCGGAGTGGACGGGTTGATGTCGTGCACTGAAAGTCTTGGGTTTGAGAGCTCCGACGAGAGGCGGTTTGACGACAAGATTGAGGAGGCGATGGTTGATCAGAATGATGGTAATCCTGATAGGTTTCAAAGGAGTACgacgaagaaaatgaaatggaagaGAGAGGTTGGGGAAGTCAAGAAGTTTCCACCGCCTCTTTCGTCGTTGAGACCTAACGGCCAGCGGAATTTCTTTCTCCGTGCGGTAAGGAAGGACGGGCGGCTTGAGCTCACCGAGGTGAAGATCGAGAGAACCGAGATTCTCCGGGCTTCAAGAGAAGACGGACGGTTGAGACTCCACCTCATTAGAGACGACGATATCCAAGACTCCgtagaagaggaggaggaggaggaggaggaggacgtGGTAGATGAAGAAATAGAGCGAGAAcaagataaagaagaaaaagagaaggaaaaagcaGTATTAgtagaaaaagaagaagtgCAAGCTGAAGAAAAGGAAATAGTAGATGTAGAAGAAGTAGTACTACAACAAAAAGTAATTGGGGACTTTGAAGAAGACAGGGAAAAAGAGAGCGCCGTTGAGGAGTGGGAGTTTCCGCTGAGTGGTGAGGGGTTCAGGTGGTGTCACGAGTTAATGAGCCaccatgatcatcatcatcatccccACCATCATAGTAATCACCACCATAACTTGCATGTGTGGAGGCAGCATTGTGTGACAACTGGCTGA